One window of Saccharopolyspora phatthalungensis genomic DNA carries:
- a CDS encoding YbaB/EbfC family nucleoid-associated protein: MPDNVGADIGAAERMVQQWQERAAEKAEKFSRMQQEIEQIAVTETSRDGSIQVTIGSNGILRDLQLTENASNRPMAKLAAEIMRAVQAAQARVPALMQQAVADTVGLEDPAAQHVLGEARKSFPDPPADEDEPRQGRSGVPQMRFGIEEDYEEPQRPQPPQRPAAPPPHQQRPSRRRPDDFDDDDFGDRSFLR, from the coding sequence GTGCCTGACAACGTGGGTGCGGACATCGGCGCTGCTGAGCGGATGGTTCAGCAGTGGCAGGAGCGGGCTGCGGAGAAGGCCGAGAAGTTCAGCCGGATGCAGCAGGAGATCGAGCAGATCGCGGTGACCGAAACCTCCCGCGACGGCTCGATCCAGGTGACCATCGGGTCGAACGGAATCCTGCGGGACCTCCAGCTGACCGAGAACGCCAGCAACCGCCCGATGGCGAAACTGGCTGCCGAGATCATGCGCGCCGTGCAAGCGGCGCAAGCGAGGGTCCCGGCACTGATGCAGCAGGCGGTGGCCGACACGGTCGGACTGGAGGACCCCGCCGCCCAGCACGTGCTCGGCGAGGCGCGCAAGAGCTTCCCGGACCCACCCGCAGACGAGGACGAACCGCGGCAAGGCCGTTCCGGCGTGCCGCAGATGCGGTTCGGCATCGAGGAAGACTACGAGGAACCGCAGCGGCCGCAACCGCCGCAACGGCCCGCCGCCCCGCCGCCGCACCAACAGCGGCCATCACGTCGCCGCCCGGACGACTTCGACGACGACGACTTCGGCGACCGTTCGTTCCTGCGCTGA
- a CDS encoding MDR family MFS transporter, producing the protein MRRLEYKWMVGITFVLALIMQILDVTILNVALATLGREFRVDAAALQWVLTGYMISLAVFIPSSGWIADRFGSKRTFQSAVVIFTLASVLCGMSTEMWQLVGARVLQGVGGGMLVPVGQAMLFRTFPPHERAKAGAVLSIPVTIAPMLGPVLGGLLVEYASWRWIFFINVPVGALALVFTVLFLKEEARSDPGRLDLPGFVLAGAGLATLLYGLDQGAQLGWGEAQVWLSLIAAVLLIGGLIWRELTVRAPMLDLRLLTDRLFGTGNVLLLCQTGAMFGVLFLIPLYLQNLRGVSPMHAGLVLMPQAMSMLLTTQVISRIYGRVGPKRLILAGFAVQIAIGLGLQLQGVDTSLWFLVALLAVQGVAMGLLMTPVQTATFARISGAAMGQASSMFNVSRQVATALGTAIVATVLVVLTERGMSTVDPAAAGQVAAAQLGGYHGAFLVSVLFAGLGLLVGLRVRDADAVASLDTTTVKAQPGERTPSETVR; encoded by the coding sequence GTGCGGCGGCTCGAATACAAGTGGATGGTCGGCATCACCTTTGTCCTGGCGCTGATCATGCAGATCCTGGACGTCACCATCCTGAACGTCGCGCTGGCGACCTTGGGGCGGGAGTTCCGGGTCGACGCCGCCGCCCTGCAGTGGGTGCTCACCGGTTACATGATCAGCCTCGCCGTGTTCATCCCCTCCTCCGGTTGGATCGCCGACCGGTTCGGCAGCAAGCGGACCTTCCAGTCGGCCGTGGTGATCTTCACGCTGGCCTCCGTGCTGTGCGGGATGTCCACCGAGATGTGGCAGCTGGTCGGCGCTCGGGTGTTGCAGGGTGTTGGCGGCGGCATGCTGGTGCCCGTTGGTCAGGCGATGCTTTTCCGCACCTTCCCGCCCCACGAGCGCGCCAAGGCCGGGGCCGTACTGTCCATTCCGGTCACCATCGCCCCCATGCTGGGCCCCGTGCTCGGCGGCCTTCTCGTGGAATACGCGAGCTGGCGCTGGATTTTCTTCATCAACGTTCCCGTCGGCGCGCTGGCGCTGGTCTTCACCGTGCTCTTCCTCAAGGAGGAGGCGCGTAGCGATCCTGGGCGGTTGGACCTGCCCGGGTTCGTGCTCGCCGGGGCAGGACTCGCTACCCTGCTCTACGGCCTGGACCAAGGCGCCCAGCTCGGTTGGGGCGAAGCCCAGGTGTGGCTGAGCCTCATCGCCGCTGTGCTGCTTATCGGCGGGCTGATCTGGCGGGAGCTGACAGTTCGCGCCCCGATGCTCGACCTGCGGCTGCTGACCGACCGGTTGTTCGGCACCGGCAACGTGCTGCTGCTGTGCCAGACCGGGGCGATGTTCGGGGTGCTGTTCCTCATCCCGCTGTATCTGCAGAACCTGCGCGGGGTGTCCCCCATGCACGCCGGCCTGGTACTCATGCCGCAGGCAATGAGCATGCTGCTGACCACCCAGGTGATCAGCCGGATCTACGGCCGGGTCGGGCCGAAGCGGTTGATCCTGGCCGGATTCGCGGTGCAGATCGCCATCGGCCTCGGACTCCAGCTCCAGGGCGTCGACACCTCGCTGTGGTTCCTTGTCGCGTTGCTCGCGGTGCAGGGGGTGGCGATGGGGCTGCTGATGACGCCGGTGCAGACCGCGACGTTCGCCCGCATCTCCGGTGCGGCTATGGGGCAGGCCAGTTCGATGTTCAACGTCAGCCGGCAAGTCGCCACCGCGCTGGGCACCGCGATCGTGGCGACCGTGCTGGTGGTGCTGACCGAACGCGGCATGTCCACAGTGGATCCCGCGGCGGCCGGTCAGGTCGCCGCAGCGCAGCTGGGTGGTTACCACGGCGCGTTCCTGGTCTCCGTGCTGTTCGCGGGGCTGGGCCTGCTGGTGGGGCTGCGGGTGCGCGACGCCGACGCGGTGGCCAGCCTGGACACCACGACGGTGAAGGCACAGCCGGGTGAACGCACGCCGTCGGAAACCGTGAGATAG
- a CDS encoding 2'-5' RNA ligase family protein: MPHADQVRNHARWRPGWHAGRTGYAWLLPLADQPGLRKLVNDYQYALRDLPGFDLVPLEWMHILVQEIGFTDQVHQSRIEPLLEAARTRLASVPPLTLAFHHAVVLPESLSLPAEPQSTVLDLRAAVREATAEVLGESTVPAEPEDIDKYVSLAHSTTDGPAIFAIATLSATVVEPTTAKVSALSLVKLNRDHSCSEWETIGEVPLGATG, from the coding sequence ATGCCGCACGCCGATCAGGTTCGCAACCACGCCCGCTGGCGCCCGGGCTGGCACGCCGGGCGCACCGGCTACGCATGGCTACTGCCGCTGGCCGACCAACCCGGACTGCGCAAGCTGGTGAACGACTACCAGTACGCGCTGCGGGACCTGCCAGGTTTCGACCTCGTCCCGCTGGAATGGATGCACATTCTGGTGCAGGAGATCGGTTTCACCGACCAGGTCCACCAGTCGCGCATCGAGCCCCTGCTCGAGGCGGCACGGACCCGGCTGGCATCCGTGCCGCCCCTCACCCTGGCGTTCCACCACGCCGTGGTGCTGCCGGAGTCGTTGTCGCTGCCCGCCGAACCGCAGTCGACGGTGCTCGATCTGCGCGCCGCGGTGCGGGAAGCGACCGCCGAGGTCCTCGGTGAATCAACGGTGCCGGCCGAGCCTGAGGACATCGACAAGTACGTGAGCCTCGCCCACTCCACCACCGACGGTCCGGCGATCTTCGCCATCGCCACGCTCAGCGCCACCGTTGTGGAGCCAACCACGGCCAAGGTGTCCGCGCTGTCGCTGGTCAAGCTCAACCGGGATCACTCGTGCTCCGAGTGGGAAACCATCGGCGAGGTCCCCCTCGGCGCCACGGGCTGA
- a CDS encoding Fpg/Nei family DNA glycosylase — MPEGHTLHRLAGLHGDLFGGTEVQVHSPQGRFATSASLLDGSLFQRAEAHGKHLFHFYGPDRVVHVHLGLYGTFTESELPLAEPRGQVRMRVVGRTHWTDLRGPTACELLTGEEVAALRGRLGPDPLRPDAEPERAWQRISRSRTSIAALLMDQKVLAGVGNVYRAEVLFRHGVPPYTPGRSLGREQWESIWADLVALMAAGVRVGRIDTVRPEHLPEVTGRAPRQDRHGGEVYVYRRAGMPCLVCATPVAGADLSARKLYWCPTCQAE, encoded by the coding sequence ATGCCTGAAGGCCATACGCTGCACCGGCTCGCCGGGCTGCACGGCGACCTCTTCGGCGGCACCGAGGTCCAGGTGCACAGCCCGCAGGGCAGGTTCGCCACCAGTGCTTCGTTGCTGGACGGCTCGCTGTTCCAGCGGGCCGAGGCGCACGGCAAGCACCTGTTCCACTTTTACGGCCCGGACCGGGTCGTCCACGTGCATCTCGGGTTGTACGGCACGTTCACCGAGTCCGAGCTCCCATTGGCCGAACCGCGCGGCCAGGTGCGGATGCGCGTCGTTGGCCGTACACATTGGACGGACCTGCGCGGCCCGACCGCGTGCGAGCTGCTGACCGGCGAGGAGGTCGCCGCGCTGCGCGGGCGGCTGGGGCCCGACCCGCTGCGCCCGGATGCCGAACCCGAGCGCGCCTGGCAGCGGATCTCGCGTTCCCGCACGAGTATTGCCGCCCTGCTGATGGACCAGAAGGTGCTGGCTGGCGTCGGGAACGTCTACCGGGCCGAGGTGCTGTTCCGGCACGGCGTCCCGCCCTACACGCCCGGCCGGTCGCTCGGGCGCGAGCAGTGGGAATCCATTTGGGCCGATCTCGTGGCCCTGATGGCCGCCGGCGTGCGCGTCGGCCGCATCGACACCGTGCGACCGGAGCACCTGCCGGAGGTCACCGGCCGAGCGCCCCGACAGGACCGGCACGGCGGCGAGGTCTACGTCTACCGGCGGGCCGGGATGCCCTGCCTGGTGTGCGCGACACCGGTCGCCGGTGCGGACCTGTCCGCCCGCAAACTCTATTGGTGCCCCACCTGCCAGGCGGAGTAG
- a CDS encoding MBL fold metallo-hydrolase, whose amino-acid sequence MKWLEIAPDVFVRRYAELDLSVGLVVGAESALVIDTRGDHQQGSELADAVRQVTALPWQVAITHGHFDHCFGTDAFLPAPVWAQERCPAYLAATADEQRGQWVAHYQREGHPEIAAALADSVPTTPDRLVPERADLDLGGRTVQLRHLGLGHTDHDLVIAVPDAGVVFAGDLVEQGAPPDFGDSHPEHWPSTVDALLALDPITVVPGHGGPVDHAFVRTQHAELTQLAVACREYRTGRASWDQAVRRSPFPADTTRDALRRVR is encoded by the coding sequence GTGAAGTGGCTGGAGATCGCGCCGGACGTTTTCGTCCGGCGCTACGCCGAGCTGGACCTTTCGGTCGGGCTCGTGGTCGGCGCGGAGTCCGCGCTGGTGATCGACACGCGCGGTGACCACCAGCAGGGTTCGGAACTGGCCGACGCGGTGCGTCAAGTCACCGCACTGCCCTGGCAGGTCGCGATCACGCACGGCCATTTCGACCACTGCTTCGGCACCGATGCCTTCCTGCCCGCACCGGTCTGGGCGCAGGAGCGTTGCCCGGCGTACCTGGCCGCCACCGCGGACGAGCAGCGCGGCCAGTGGGTCGCGCACTACCAGCGCGAAGGCCACCCCGAAATCGCCGCCGCGCTTGCCGACTCCGTCCCGACCACGCCGGACCGGCTGGTCCCCGAACGAGCCGATCTCGACCTGGGTGGCCGAACCGTGCAGCTGCGGCACCTCGGACTCGGGCACACCGACCACGACCTGGTCATCGCGGTCCCCGACGCCGGGGTGGTGTTCGCCGGTGACCTCGTCGAGCAGGGCGCGCCCCCTGACTTCGGCGACTCCCACCCGGAACACTGGCCATCCACAGTGGACGCCCTGCTGGCACTCGACCCGATCACGGTCGTACCCGGACACGGCGGCCCGGTCGACCACGCCTTCGTCCGCACGCAGCACGCCGAACTGACCCAATTGGCCGTCGCCTGCCGCGAATACCGCACCGGCCGGGCGTCTTGGGACCAAGCGGTTCGCCGCTCACCCTTCCCCGCGGACACCACCCGCGACGCGTTGCGACGGGTCCGCTGA
- a CDS encoding ESX-1 secretion-associated protein codes for MADQMNVVTENLRAHSSKVDGVVDRLNTALDASQQVTMDDSAYGILCQPFAMMLQPVEQNGVQALQKAVSAMEGIAENVRGAAEDYQSMDDDNSSMFRGMQ; via the coding sequence ATGGCGGACCAGATGAACGTCGTCACCGAAAACCTGCGCGCCCATTCGTCCAAAGTGGATGGTGTGGTCGACCGGCTGAACACCGCGTTGGACGCCTCGCAGCAGGTGACCATGGACGACAGCGCCTACGGAATCCTGTGCCAGCCGTTCGCGATGATGCTGCAGCCCGTTGAGCAGAACGGGGTTCAAGCGTTGCAGAAGGCCGTCTCGGCGATGGAGGGCATCGCCGAGAACGTGCGTGGCGCCGCCGAGGACTACCAGTCCATGGACGACGACAACAGCTCCATGTTCCGTGGGATGCAGTGA
- a CDS encoding ribose-5-phosphate isomerase, translating into MRVYIGSDHAGFELKNHFVKWLTDKGHDVTDIGPAEYDAQDDYPPFCIETARRVVADEGSLGLVLGGSGNGEQIAANKVPGARAALAWSVETAKLARQHNNALLAGIGARMHSVDEAEKIVEAFLTTEFEGGRHQRRIDLLTRYEETGEPPALPGN; encoded by the coding sequence GTGCGCGTCTACATCGGCTCCGACCATGCCGGCTTCGAACTCAAGAACCACTTCGTCAAGTGGCTGACCGACAAGGGTCACGACGTGACCGACATCGGTCCGGCGGAATACGACGCCCAGGACGACTACCCGCCGTTCTGCATCGAGACCGCCCGCCGCGTCGTCGCCGACGAGGGCAGCCTCGGGCTGGTCCTCGGCGGGTCCGGCAATGGCGAGCAGATCGCCGCGAACAAGGTCCCCGGCGCCCGCGCCGCGCTGGCCTGGAGCGTCGAGACCGCGAAGCTGGCTCGGCAGCACAACAACGCGCTGCTGGCCGGCATCGGTGCGCGGATGCACTCCGTCGACGAGGCCGAAAAGATCGTCGAGGCGTTCCTGACCACCGAATTCGAGGGTGGTCGGCACCAGCGCCGCATCGACCTGCTCACCAGGTACGAGGAGACCGGCGAGCCCCCGGCTCTGCCGGGCAACTGA